One Cucumis sativus cultivar 9930 chromosome 1, Cucumber_9930_V3, whole genome shotgun sequence DNA segment encodes these proteins:
- the LOC101210167 gene encoding RNA polymerase II subunit A C-terminal domain phosphatase SSU72 gives MKYRYAMVCSSNQNRSMEAHSILKSKGFNVSSYGTGAHVKLPGPSLREPNVYDFGTPYKHMFDDLRRKDPELYKRNGILPMLKRNAAVKTAPQRWQDNAADGSFDVVFTFEEKVFDMVIEDLNTRDHAMMKTVLIVNLEVKDNHEEAAIGARLTFDLCQEIERTESWEDSIDDIVINFEKQLRRKLLYSISFY, from the exons ATGAAGTATCGTTATGCAATGGTTTGCTCCTCCAACCAGAATCGAAGCATGGAGGCTCACTCCATCCTTAAAAGCAAGGGTTTCAACGTTTCATCCTATGGAACTGGGGCTCACGTGAAGCTTCCTGGACCTTCTCTCCGAGAACCCAATGTATACGATTTTGGTACCCCCTACAAGCACATGTTCGATGATCTACGTCGAAAGGATCCTGAACT ATACAAGCGTAACGGCATTCTGCCCATGCTTAAAAGAAATGCAGCTGTCAAAACTGCTCCTCAACGTTGGCAAGATAATGCAGCAGATGGTTCCTTTGACGTAGTATTTACTTTTGAAGAGAAGGTCTTTGATATGGTTATTGAAG ATTTGAACACCCGTGATCATGCAATGATGAAAACTGTACTGATTGTTAATTTGGAGGTAAAAGATAACCACGAGGAGGCAGCCATAGGAGCGCGACTTACTTTTGATCTTTGCCAGGAG ATTGAACGGACTGAATCATGGGAAGATTCTATAGATGACATCGTGATTAACTTCGAAAAACAGCTGAGAAGAAAACTGTTGTATAGCATTTCCTTTTACTGA
- the LOC101210419 gene encoding extra-large guanine nucleotide-binding protein 3 isoform X1, whose protein sequence is MASDTDEENAWQEAIRRMLPAGAPLPDEEHLDYSIAVEYQGPPVAHELPKIDPLDLESLSILSPSVVPISDVSSIPIVYPIAPRVSRFNRLSNGAVPRSPVKSQRSSSVPRVQLELHSGERSKFGNGVDEVFSSELSAQHLNSESEPAIVEGKLANTVTFVTPRDSEDDEEDVFSSPRSCTTDVMTSPALSHSRDKRAKKKGICSRCGRGNRLKEREACLVCDAQYCSNCLLKTMGSMPEGRKCVGCIGRPIDELKRAVLGKCSRILSRVCSPLEIKQIMKAEKECPANQLRPEQLIVNERQLRPEELAEILGCAIPPQKLKPGRYWYDKDSGLWGKEGEKPDRIISSKLNVGGKLRADASKGSTKVFINGREITKVELRVLKLANVQCPRDTHFWVYDDGSYEEEGQNNIKGNIWGKASTRLLCSLFSLPVPPVNLHAPKDDPTTISGRSVPDYLEHGRIHKLLLFGIEGSGTSTLFKQARFLYGNKFSPEELQNIKLMIQSNVYKYLSTLLEGRERFEEEAIIEKKTGAVIEEKLDKKAGTAETGVTESKQCLYSINQRFKHFSDWLLNIMATGDLDAFFPAATREYAPIVDEMWKDSALQETYRRRDELHSLPDVTKYFLDRWMFLQVIEISSNEYEPSDKDILYAEGVSQSNGLAFMEFYFDDRSPVSELYGENLELPPPLTKYQLIQINSEGLVDGCKWLDMFEDVRAMIFCVSLSDYDQMLSHSKGPLQNKMLASRNLFEHLVRHPCFGNTPFLLLLNKYDAFEEKINQVPLSSCEWFQDFCPVKPHNNSQTLAQQAYYYIAVKFKELYFSISGQKLFVWHTRARERASVDEAFRYIREVLKWEEEKNDSMYDIVGDESFYSTEISSSPGMNNLPVT, encoded by the exons ATGGCTTCAGATACCGATGAGGAGAATGCTTGGCAAGAGGCTATACGAAGGATGCTGCCTGCTGGTGCACCGTTACCAGACGAAGAACACCTCGATTACTCAATCGCAGTTGAGTATCAAGGCCCTCCTGTGGCTCACGAGCTACCAAAGATCGATCCACTGGATTTGGAATCACTTTCTATTCTCTCTCCTTCCGTTGTTCCGATCTCCGACGTCTCTTCTATTCCGATTGTTTATCCTATTGCTCCCAGGGTTTCCAGGTTCAATCGGTTAAGCAATGGAGCGGTCCCCCGTAGTCCAGTGAAGAGTCAGAGATCGTCGTCAGTTCCTAGAGTTCAGCTGGAATTACATAGTGGTGAACGCTCAAAGTTTGGAAATGGTGTAGACGAGGTGTTCAGTTCAGAATTGTCTGCTCAGCACTTAAATTCAGAGTCTGAACCTGCTATTGTTGAAGGTAAGCTTGCAAACACTGTAACTTTTGTTACACCGAGAGATTCGGAAGACGACGAGGAAGACGTATTTTCCTCTCCGAGGTCGTGTACGACCGACGTGATGACATCTCCGGCTTTATCCCATTCCCGAGACAAACGAgcgaaaaaaaaaggaatttgtAGTAGATGTGGGAGAGGGAATCggttgaaagagagagaagctTGTTTGGTCTGTGATGCTCAGTACTGCAGTAATTGTTTACTTAAGACAATGGGATCAATGCCAGAGGGACGGAAGTGCGTGGGTTGTATTGGACGACCAATTGACGAGTTGAAGAGGGCTGTATTGGGCAAGTGTTCCAGGATTTTATCAAGAGTATGTAGCCCTTTGGAGATTAAGCAGATAATGAAAGCTGAGAAGGAGTGCCCAGCGAATCAGCTTCGGCCCGAGCAGCTAATAGTGAATGAAAGGCAGTTACGTCCAGAAGAATTGGCCGAGATTTTGGGCTGTGCGATACCTCCGCAGAAGTTGAAACCGGGAAGGTATTGGTACGACAAGGACTCGGGGCTTTGGGGAAAG GAAGGAGAGAAGCCTGACAGGATAATTAGTTCAAAACTGAATGTTGGAGGTAAGCTTCGGGCGGATGCAAGCAAAGGGAGCACCAAAGTTTTTATAAACGGGCGTGAAATCACAAAGGTTGAGCTCAGAGTACTGAAG tTGGCCAACGTGCAGTGTCCTCGAGATACTCATTTCTGGGTGTATGATGATGGATCTTATGAGGAAGAGggtcaaaataatattaaaggaAACATATGGGGAAAG GCATCGACTCGCTTGCTGTGTTCGTTATTTTCACTTCCAGTACCTCCCGTCAATCTCCATGCACCCAAAGACGATCCAACCACCATATCTGGCAGATCTGTGCCAGATTATTTGGAGCATGGGAGAATTCATAAGCTTCTCTTGTTTGGGATTGAAGGATCTGGAACTAGCACTTTGTTTAAGCAG GCTAGATTTTTATATGGGAACAAGTTCAGTCCAGAAGAGCTTCAGAATATAAAGCTTATGATTCAAAGCAATGTATATAAGTATCTTAGTACTTTGCTCGAGGGGCGGGAGCGgtttgaagaagaagctattattgaaaagaaaactggAGCCGTTATAGAAGAGAAATTGGATAAAAAGGCTGGCACAG CTGAAACAGGAGTAACAGAAAGTAAGCAATGTTTATATTCAATCAACCAAAGATTCAAACACTTTTCTGATTGGTTATTGAATATTATGGCTACTGGTGACTTGGATGCTTTCTTTCCTGCTGCAACTCGTGAATATGCTccaattgttgatgaaatgTGGAAAGATTCTGCACTTCAGGAAACATACAGGAGAAGAGATGAATTGCACAGCCTTCCTGatgttacaaaatattttcttgatcGG TGGATGTTTCTGCAGGTGATAGAGATATCAAGCAATGAATACGAGCCTTCTGACAAGGATATTTTGTATGCTGAAGGAGTCAGTCAAAGCAATGGCCTTGCTTTTATGgagttttattttgatgatagGAGCCCCGTGTCTGAATTATATGGTGAAAATCTAGAACTGCCCCCTCCATTAACGaa ATACcaactaattcaaattaattccGAAGGACTGGTTGATGGTTGCAAATGGTTAGATATGTTTGAAGACGTGAGGGCCATGATATTTTGTGTTTCATTGAGTGACTATGACCAGATGTTGTCCCATAGTAAGGGTCCTCTGCAGAATAAAATGCTGGCTAGCAGAAACTTATTCGAGCATTTGGTGAGGCACCCTTGTTTTGGGAATACTCCTTTTCTGCTGCTGTTAAACAAGTATGATGCATTTGAGGAAAAGATAAATCAGGTTCCATTGTCTAGTTGTGAGTGGTTCCAGGACTTCTGCCCTGTGAAACCACACAACAACAGTCAGACATTGGCACAACAAGCATACTATTACATTGCAGTGAAATTCAAGGAGCTATATTTCTCCATTAGTGGGCAAAAGTTGTTTGTTTGGCACACACGAGCTCGAGAGCGTGCTTCAGTGGATGAGGCATTTAGGTATATTCGAGAGGTTCTCAAAtgggaagaagagaagaacgATAGTATGTATGATATCGTTGGTGATGAGTCATTTTACAGCACTGAAATAAGTTCCTCACCAGGCATGAATAACTTGCCAGTTACTTGA
- the LOC101210419 gene encoding extra-large guanine nucleotide-binding protein 3 isoform X2: MASDTDEENAWQEAIRRMLPAGAPLPDEEHLDYSIAVEYQGPPVAHELPKIDPLDLESLSILSPSVVPISDVSSIPIVYPIAPRVSRFNRLSNGAVPRSPVKSQRSSSVPRVQLELHSGERSKFGNGVDEVFSSELSAQHLNSESEPAIVEGKLANTVTFVTPRDSEDDEEDVFSSPRSCTTDVMTSPALSHSRDKRAKKKGICSRCGRGNRLKEREACLVCDAQYCSNCLLKTMGSMPEGRKCVGCIGRPIDELKRAVLGKCSRILSRVCSPLEIKQIMKAEKECPANQLRPEQLIVNERQLRPEELAEILGCAIPPQKLKPGRYWYDKDSGLWGKEGEKPDRIISSKLNVGGKLRADASKGSTKVFINGREITKVELRVLKLANVQCPRDTHFWVYDDGSYEEEGQNNIKGNIWGKASTRLLCSLFSLPVPPVNLHAPKDDPTTISGRSVPDYLEHGRIHKLLLFGIEGSGTSTLFKQARFLYGNKFSPEELQNIKLMIQSNVYKYLSTLLEGRERFEEEAIIEKKTGAVIEEKLDKKAGTAETGVTESKQCLYSINQRFKHFSDWLLNIMATGDLDAFFPAATREYAPIVDEMWKDSALQETYRRRDELHSLPDVTKYFLDRVIEISSNEYEPSDKDILYAEGVSQSNGLAFMEFYFDDRSPVSELYGENLELPPPLTKYQLIQINSEGLVDGCKWLDMFEDVRAMIFCVSLSDYDQMLSHSKGPLQNKMLASRNLFEHLVRHPCFGNTPFLLLLNKYDAFEEKINQVPLSSCEWFQDFCPVKPHNNSQTLAQQAYYYIAVKFKELYFSISGQKLFVWHTRARERASVDEAFRYIREVLKWEEEKNDSMYDIVGDESFYSTEISSSPGMNNLPVT; encoded by the exons ATGGCTTCAGATACCGATGAGGAGAATGCTTGGCAAGAGGCTATACGAAGGATGCTGCCTGCTGGTGCACCGTTACCAGACGAAGAACACCTCGATTACTCAATCGCAGTTGAGTATCAAGGCCCTCCTGTGGCTCACGAGCTACCAAAGATCGATCCACTGGATTTGGAATCACTTTCTATTCTCTCTCCTTCCGTTGTTCCGATCTCCGACGTCTCTTCTATTCCGATTGTTTATCCTATTGCTCCCAGGGTTTCCAGGTTCAATCGGTTAAGCAATGGAGCGGTCCCCCGTAGTCCAGTGAAGAGTCAGAGATCGTCGTCAGTTCCTAGAGTTCAGCTGGAATTACATAGTGGTGAACGCTCAAAGTTTGGAAATGGTGTAGACGAGGTGTTCAGTTCAGAATTGTCTGCTCAGCACTTAAATTCAGAGTCTGAACCTGCTATTGTTGAAGGTAAGCTTGCAAACACTGTAACTTTTGTTACACCGAGAGATTCGGAAGACGACGAGGAAGACGTATTTTCCTCTCCGAGGTCGTGTACGACCGACGTGATGACATCTCCGGCTTTATCCCATTCCCGAGACAAACGAgcgaaaaaaaaaggaatttgtAGTAGATGTGGGAGAGGGAATCggttgaaagagagagaagctTGTTTGGTCTGTGATGCTCAGTACTGCAGTAATTGTTTACTTAAGACAATGGGATCAATGCCAGAGGGACGGAAGTGCGTGGGTTGTATTGGACGACCAATTGACGAGTTGAAGAGGGCTGTATTGGGCAAGTGTTCCAGGATTTTATCAAGAGTATGTAGCCCTTTGGAGATTAAGCAGATAATGAAAGCTGAGAAGGAGTGCCCAGCGAATCAGCTTCGGCCCGAGCAGCTAATAGTGAATGAAAGGCAGTTACGTCCAGAAGAATTGGCCGAGATTTTGGGCTGTGCGATACCTCCGCAGAAGTTGAAACCGGGAAGGTATTGGTACGACAAGGACTCGGGGCTTTGGGGAAAG GAAGGAGAGAAGCCTGACAGGATAATTAGTTCAAAACTGAATGTTGGAGGTAAGCTTCGGGCGGATGCAAGCAAAGGGAGCACCAAAGTTTTTATAAACGGGCGTGAAATCACAAAGGTTGAGCTCAGAGTACTGAAG tTGGCCAACGTGCAGTGTCCTCGAGATACTCATTTCTGGGTGTATGATGATGGATCTTATGAGGAAGAGggtcaaaataatattaaaggaAACATATGGGGAAAG GCATCGACTCGCTTGCTGTGTTCGTTATTTTCACTTCCAGTACCTCCCGTCAATCTCCATGCACCCAAAGACGATCCAACCACCATATCTGGCAGATCTGTGCCAGATTATTTGGAGCATGGGAGAATTCATAAGCTTCTCTTGTTTGGGATTGAAGGATCTGGAACTAGCACTTTGTTTAAGCAG GCTAGATTTTTATATGGGAACAAGTTCAGTCCAGAAGAGCTTCAGAATATAAAGCTTATGATTCAAAGCAATGTATATAAGTATCTTAGTACTTTGCTCGAGGGGCGGGAGCGgtttgaagaagaagctattattgaaaagaaaactggAGCCGTTATAGAAGAGAAATTGGATAAAAAGGCTGGCACAG CTGAAACAGGAGTAACAGAAAGTAAGCAATGTTTATATTCAATCAACCAAAGATTCAAACACTTTTCTGATTGGTTATTGAATATTATGGCTACTGGTGACTTGGATGCTTTCTTTCCTGCTGCAACTCGTGAATATGCTccaattgttgatgaaatgTGGAAAGATTCTGCACTTCAGGAAACATACAGGAGAAGAGATGAATTGCACAGCCTTCCTGatgttacaaaatattttcttgatcGG GTGATAGAGATATCAAGCAATGAATACGAGCCTTCTGACAAGGATATTTTGTATGCTGAAGGAGTCAGTCAAAGCAATGGCCTTGCTTTTATGgagttttattttgatgatagGAGCCCCGTGTCTGAATTATATGGTGAAAATCTAGAACTGCCCCCTCCATTAACGaa ATACcaactaattcaaattaattccGAAGGACTGGTTGATGGTTGCAAATGGTTAGATATGTTTGAAGACGTGAGGGCCATGATATTTTGTGTTTCATTGAGTGACTATGACCAGATGTTGTCCCATAGTAAGGGTCCTCTGCAGAATAAAATGCTGGCTAGCAGAAACTTATTCGAGCATTTGGTGAGGCACCCTTGTTTTGGGAATACTCCTTTTCTGCTGCTGTTAAACAAGTATGATGCATTTGAGGAAAAGATAAATCAGGTTCCATTGTCTAGTTGTGAGTGGTTCCAGGACTTCTGCCCTGTGAAACCACACAACAACAGTCAGACATTGGCACAACAAGCATACTATTACATTGCAGTGAAATTCAAGGAGCTATATTTCTCCATTAGTGGGCAAAAGTTGTTTGTTTGGCACACACGAGCTCGAGAGCGTGCTTCAGTGGATGAGGCATTTAGGTATATTCGAGAGGTTCTCAAAtgggaagaagagaagaacgATAGTATGTATGATATCGTTGGTGATGAGTCATTTTACAGCACTGAAATAAGTTCCTCACCAGGCATGAATAACTTGCCAGTTACTTGA
- the LOC101210419 gene encoding extra-large guanine nucleotide-binding protein 3 isoform X3 codes for MASDTDEENAWQEAIRRMLPAGAPLPDEEHLDYSIAVEYQGPPVAHELPKIDPLDLESLSILSPSVVPISDVSSIPIVYPIAPRVSRFNRLSNGAVPRSPVKSQRSSSVPRVQLELHSGERSKFGNGVDEVFSSELSAQHLNSESEPAIVEGKLANTVTFVTPRDSEDDEEDVFSSPRSCTTDVMTSPALSHSRDKRAKKKGICSRCGRGNRLKEREACLVCDAQYCSNCLLKTMGSMPEGRKCVGCIGRPIDELKRAVLGKCSRILSRVCSPLEIKQIMKAEKECPANQLRPEQLIVNERQLRPEELAEILGCAIPPQKLKPGRYWYDKDSGLWGKEGEKPDRIISSKLNVGGKLRADASKGSTKVFINGREITKVELRVLKLANVQCPRDTHFWVYDDGSYEEEGQNNIKGNIWGKASTRLLCSLFSLPVPPVNLHAPKDDPTTISGRSVPDYLEHGRIHKLLLFGIEGSGTSTLFKQARFLYGNKFSPEELQNIKLMIQSNVYKYLSTLLEGRERFEEEAIIEKKTGAVIEEKLDKKAGTAETGVTESKQCLYSINQRFKHFSDWLLNIMATGDLDAFFPAATREYAPIVDEMWKDSALQETYRRRDELHSLPDVTKYFLDRWMFLQVIEISSNEYEPSDKDILYAEGVSQSNGLAFMEFYFDDRSPVSELYDTN; via the exons ATGGCTTCAGATACCGATGAGGAGAATGCTTGGCAAGAGGCTATACGAAGGATGCTGCCTGCTGGTGCACCGTTACCAGACGAAGAACACCTCGATTACTCAATCGCAGTTGAGTATCAAGGCCCTCCTGTGGCTCACGAGCTACCAAAGATCGATCCACTGGATTTGGAATCACTTTCTATTCTCTCTCCTTCCGTTGTTCCGATCTCCGACGTCTCTTCTATTCCGATTGTTTATCCTATTGCTCCCAGGGTTTCCAGGTTCAATCGGTTAAGCAATGGAGCGGTCCCCCGTAGTCCAGTGAAGAGTCAGAGATCGTCGTCAGTTCCTAGAGTTCAGCTGGAATTACATAGTGGTGAACGCTCAAAGTTTGGAAATGGTGTAGACGAGGTGTTCAGTTCAGAATTGTCTGCTCAGCACTTAAATTCAGAGTCTGAACCTGCTATTGTTGAAGGTAAGCTTGCAAACACTGTAACTTTTGTTACACCGAGAGATTCGGAAGACGACGAGGAAGACGTATTTTCCTCTCCGAGGTCGTGTACGACCGACGTGATGACATCTCCGGCTTTATCCCATTCCCGAGACAAACGAgcgaaaaaaaaaggaatttgtAGTAGATGTGGGAGAGGGAATCggttgaaagagagagaagctTGTTTGGTCTGTGATGCTCAGTACTGCAGTAATTGTTTACTTAAGACAATGGGATCAATGCCAGAGGGACGGAAGTGCGTGGGTTGTATTGGACGACCAATTGACGAGTTGAAGAGGGCTGTATTGGGCAAGTGTTCCAGGATTTTATCAAGAGTATGTAGCCCTTTGGAGATTAAGCAGATAATGAAAGCTGAGAAGGAGTGCCCAGCGAATCAGCTTCGGCCCGAGCAGCTAATAGTGAATGAAAGGCAGTTACGTCCAGAAGAATTGGCCGAGATTTTGGGCTGTGCGATACCTCCGCAGAAGTTGAAACCGGGAAGGTATTGGTACGACAAGGACTCGGGGCTTTGGGGAAAG GAAGGAGAGAAGCCTGACAGGATAATTAGTTCAAAACTGAATGTTGGAGGTAAGCTTCGGGCGGATGCAAGCAAAGGGAGCACCAAAGTTTTTATAAACGGGCGTGAAATCACAAAGGTTGAGCTCAGAGTACTGAAG tTGGCCAACGTGCAGTGTCCTCGAGATACTCATTTCTGGGTGTATGATGATGGATCTTATGAGGAAGAGggtcaaaataatattaaaggaAACATATGGGGAAAG GCATCGACTCGCTTGCTGTGTTCGTTATTTTCACTTCCAGTACCTCCCGTCAATCTCCATGCACCCAAAGACGATCCAACCACCATATCTGGCAGATCTGTGCCAGATTATTTGGAGCATGGGAGAATTCATAAGCTTCTCTTGTTTGGGATTGAAGGATCTGGAACTAGCACTTTGTTTAAGCAG GCTAGATTTTTATATGGGAACAAGTTCAGTCCAGAAGAGCTTCAGAATATAAAGCTTATGATTCAAAGCAATGTATATAAGTATCTTAGTACTTTGCTCGAGGGGCGGGAGCGgtttgaagaagaagctattattgaaaagaaaactggAGCCGTTATAGAAGAGAAATTGGATAAAAAGGCTGGCACAG CTGAAACAGGAGTAACAGAAAGTAAGCAATGTTTATATTCAATCAACCAAAGATTCAAACACTTTTCTGATTGGTTATTGAATATTATGGCTACTGGTGACTTGGATGCTTTCTTTCCTGCTGCAACTCGTGAATATGCTccaattgttgatgaaatgTGGAAAGATTCTGCACTTCAGGAAACATACAGGAGAAGAGATGAATTGCACAGCCTTCCTGatgttacaaaatattttcttgatcGG TGGATGTTTCTGCAGGTGATAGAGATATCAAGCAATGAATACGAGCCTTCTGACAAGGATATTTTGTATGCTGAAGGAGTCAGTCAAAGCAATGGCCTTGCTTTTATGgagttttattttgatgatagGAGCCCCGTGTCTGAATTATATG ATACcaactaa